One window of Candidatus Nitrospira kreftii genomic DNA carries:
- a CDS encoding hypothetical protein (conserved protein of unknown function), which yields MRTTINLPDDLMTQIKKLAAASHSTVTALIEDTLRESLARRRRSRRSGRVTLPTYGKKGPLPGVDLDDTASLLDVMESSVDSARR from the coding sequence ATGAGAACGACGATTAATCTGCCTGACGACCTGATGACGCAGATCAAGAAACTGGCGGCTGCATCCCACTCTACAGTGACGGCCCTCATTGAGGATACGCTGCGAGAGAGTTTGGCCAGACGCCGTCGCTCGCGGCGGTCCGGACGCGTAACCTTGCCGACTTACGGGAAGAAGGGACCGCTTCCGGGAGTGGATCTCGACGATACCGCATCCCTGCTTGATGTGATGGAGTCATCTGTTGATTCTGCCCGACGTTAA
- a CDS encoding Peptidyl-prolyl cis-trans isomerase, whose product MRRPHIVLQTLSGCCTILILSAACAAAGDQKKGASAMTVSNGKQVTLEYTLKLDDQSFVDSNVGGEPLKITQGSHQLIPGVEKQIEGMAVGEKKQFTVAPTEGYGTVDPNAFQEVDKKAVPPDSQKVGTQLEGKTPDGRKIFPRISEVKNDTVVLDFNHPLAGKTLHFDVQVLDVAQVGSPK is encoded by the coding sequence ATGAGACGTCCGCATATCGTCCTTCAGACACTCAGTGGTTGCTGCACAATTCTCATTCTCTCAGCTGCCTGTGCCGCAGCAGGAGACCAAAAGAAAGGAGCCTCAGCCATGACCGTCTCGAACGGAAAACAAGTGACATTGGAATACACCCTCAAGCTCGATGATCAGTCATTCGTCGATTCAAACGTGGGTGGGGAGCCGTTGAAGATCACCCAAGGCAGTCATCAACTCATTCCAGGGGTCGAAAAGCAGATCGAAGGGATGGCCGTTGGCGAGAAAAAACAGTTCACGGTCGCCCCAACAGAGGGTTATGGCACTGTCGATCCGAACGCGTTCCAAGAGGTGGACAAAAAGGCCGTGCCACCTGATTCACAAAAAGTGGGAACCCAGCTGGAAGGGAAAACCCCCGATGGTCGAAAAATATTTCCGCGCATCTCCGAAGTGAAAAACGACACGGTCGTGCTCGACTTCAATCACCCACTCGCAGGCAAGACGCTGCACTTCGATGTCCAAGTCTTGGATGTCGCACAAGTGGGATCACCAAAGTAA
- a CDS encoding hypothetical protein (conserved protein of unknown function), whose product MALSQPDHQGQPRHVFLFSGHMIDAPTRPKPRFPAAKEAAAARKIAEALEQLGAGPEDLAFTQGACGGDLLFTEACQRRGVTVQWLQPFDEPEFIQKSVVCHSETWRSRYLAAKAKLTTAIRSAPRELGPPPTGSDPYERCNLWLFETALSYGVKKIQFICLWDGGGGPGGTAHMYQEVKRRTGQVTWLDTRTLP is encoded by the coding sequence ATGGCTTTGAGTCAACCGGACCATCAGGGGCAGCCGAGGCACGTCTTCCTCTTTAGCGGCCATATGATCGATGCGCCGACGAGGCCGAAGCCGCGTTTCCCCGCCGCCAAAGAAGCGGCCGCTGCACGGAAAATTGCGGAGGCCTTGGAGCAACTCGGCGCGGGTCCGGAGGATCTTGCCTTCACCCAAGGGGCTTGTGGAGGCGATCTGCTTTTTACCGAGGCCTGTCAGCGGCGCGGGGTAACGGTCCAGTGGCTGCAACCGTTTGACGAGCCTGAATTCATTCAGAAGTCGGTCGTGTGTCACAGCGAGACCTGGCGCTCGCGGTATCTCGCGGCCAAAGCGAAGCTCACCACTGCCATTCGCTCCGCCCCGCGAGAGCTTGGTCCACCACCCACAGGGAGTGATCCCTACGAGCGCTGCAATCTTTGGCTCTTCGAGACCGCCCTTTCTTACGGAGTCAAAAAGATTCAATTCATCTGCCTCTGGGACGGTGGCGGCGGCCCAGGTGGCACTGCGCACATGTATCAGGAAGTGAAGCGACGGACTGGGCAAGTCACTTGGCTCGATACCAGAACGCTCCCGTAG
- a CDS encoding hypothetical protein (conserved protein of unknown function) translates to MLKKPKDHEQMRAEMGTLIEALELPELNKQFLRARWLEQVIWMDEKAWNSVLRHNVLRLTTIIGGVIVPALVSWNVGVGVGADLIKTLTVIVSLVVALSAAVEEFFHYGERWRHYRRTVEALKSEGWQFFQLSGPYADQTHVLAYPAFAARVEELSREEVETYMTQVAKDKRAEDQTPAMT, encoded by the coding sequence ATGCTGAAGAAACCAAAAGATCATGAACAAATGCGGGCTGAAATGGGGACGCTCATTGAGGCGTTGGAGTTGCCGGAGCTGAACAAACAATTTCTCCGGGCGCGGTGGCTGGAGCAGGTGATTTGGATGGATGAGAAGGCATGGAACTCTGTACTGCGGCATAATGTTCTGCGGCTGACGACGATCATCGGAGGCGTAATTGTGCCGGCGCTGGTGAGTTGGAATGTCGGAGTTGGTGTCGGCGCTGATCTGATCAAAACGCTCACGGTTATCGTCAGTCTCGTGGTGGCGCTGAGCGCTGCCGTAGAAGAGTTCTTCCACTATGGTGAGCGCTGGCGGCATTATCGGCGTACGGTCGAGGCGCTCAAGAGCGAAGGCTGGCAGTTCTTCCAGCTGAGTGGGCCCTACGCCGACCAAACTCATGTGCTGGCCTATCCGGCCTTCGCCGCGCGCGTCGAAGAGCTGAGCCGGGAAGAAGTTGAGACCTATATGACGCAGGTGGCCAAAGACAAGAGGGCTGAGGACCAGACACCTGCCATGACGTAA
- a CDS encoding O-methyltransferase produces MDQLISSLIETYAEAHSMPESPVCRALREETQRTMEYPQMLVGPLEGAFLKMMTQVVGAKRVLEIGMFTGYSALCFAEALPADGTVITCEINEKSAAMAQRYFMQAPVGSKISIRMGPALDTMRALAGMFDLIFIDADKINYLNYYRRALDLLAPNGVILIDNVLWSGEVLKLPPPDESTAAIQELNRVVSTDPRVTTVLVTIRDGILVVTRAK; encoded by the coding sequence ATGGATCAGCTCATCTCGTCTTTGATCGAAACGTATGCCGAAGCCCATTCCATGCCAGAGTCGCCAGTCTGTCGCGCTCTTCGTGAGGAAACTCAACGGACCATGGAGTATCCTCAGATGCTGGTTGGTCCGTTGGAAGGGGCGTTTCTGAAAATGATGACGCAAGTGGTCGGCGCGAAGCGCGTGCTCGAAATTGGGATGTTCACCGGCTACAGCGCGCTCTGCTTTGCCGAAGCCTTGCCGGCTGATGGAACTGTGATCACTTGCGAGATCAATGAGAAATCAGCAGCGATGGCCCAACGCTATTTTATGCAGGCTCCGGTTGGAAGCAAGATCAGCATTCGCATGGGCCCGGCGCTTGACACGATGAGAGCGCTTGCCGGTATGTTTGATCTTATTTTTATCGATGCGGACAAGATTAACTATCTCAACTACTACCGGCGTGCACTCGACCTCCTTGCGCCGAACGGCGTGATCCTGATTGACAATGTGCTCTGGAGCGGCGAGGTTTTGAAGCTGCCACCGCCGGACGAATCTACCGCGGCGATTCAGGAGCTCAATCGTGTGGTCTCGACGGATCCGCGTGTCACCACCGTGCTGGTGACGATCAGAGATGGAATTCTGGTGGTGACAAGGGCAAAGTAG
- a CDS encoding Thermostable carboxypeptidase 1 translates to MKTLVTLEPLTTKLLEIQRINSAASVLSWDQETYMPAGGGEARAEQIAVLQGIAHQKLVSPDMQSLLSQWVDPATGLAANQASETWDEPSRSLLREIWRDFSRAKKLPSDFVVKLSRECSLAQQVWAEARAQNKFAMFLPNLRTVLDLKREETQYLGYEVSPYNALLDVYEPGATIAELQPVFATLKARLVPLLKRITESRVRIDDSILHHSYDHARQLEFGRLVLTAMGYDFDRGRLDLSAHPFTTSFHPTDVRVTTRVHEHELQSCLFSCIHEGGHGLYDQGLDQQYFGTPLGDSVSLGIHESQSRLWENCIGRSRPFWRFFYPVLQQTFHDQLCGVDVEQFYAAINRVKSSLIRVEADELTYNLHIMLRFEIEQDLIEGKAQPEDLPEIWNRKMEEYLDIVPPTDAEGVLQDVHWSFGSFGYFPTYTLGNLYSVQFFEQAKLEIPQLEDEIATGQLMGLRRWLEQKIHRWGRMFTPAHLAERVTGSTVSPEPFLNYVEKKYGELYQL, encoded by the coding sequence TTGAAAACACTCGTGACTTTAGAACCCCTTACGACCAAGCTGCTGGAAATTCAGCGCATCAATAGTGCTGCGTCGGTCCTCTCGTGGGACCAGGAAACCTACATGCCGGCCGGCGGAGGCGAAGCACGAGCCGAGCAGATTGCCGTGCTTCAAGGCATCGCGCATCAGAAACTCGTCTCCCCGGACATGCAGTCCCTCTTATCTCAATGGGTGGATCCTGCGACTGGCCTGGCAGCCAACCAAGCCAGTGAAACGTGGGATGAGCCCTCACGCTCACTCCTGCGCGAGATCTGGCGGGATTTCAGCCGGGCGAAGAAACTGCCGTCGGATTTCGTCGTGAAGCTGAGCCGTGAATGTTCGCTTGCCCAGCAAGTGTGGGCCGAAGCAAGAGCGCAAAACAAGTTCGCGATGTTCCTGCCGAATCTCCGAACCGTCCTTGATCTCAAACGTGAAGAAACACAATACCTTGGCTATGAAGTCTCCCCCTATAATGCCCTCTTGGATGTCTATGAGCCGGGCGCGACCATCGCAGAGCTCCAGCCGGTGTTTGCGACGCTCAAGGCCCGCCTGGTGCCGTTATTGAAACGAATCACAGAGAGCCGCGTTCGGATCGACGACAGTATCCTGCACCACTCGTATGACCACGCTCGGCAATTGGAGTTTGGCCGCCTGGTGTTGACGGCCATGGGGTATGACTTCGATCGCGGTCGTCTGGATCTATCCGCTCACCCGTTTACCACCTCGTTTCACCCGACGGATGTGCGCGTCACAACTCGTGTCCATGAGCATGAGCTGCAATCCTGTCTCTTCAGTTGCATCCATGAAGGCGGGCACGGGTTATACGACCAGGGGCTCGATCAACAGTATTTCGGTACCCCATTGGGGGATTCAGTTTCGCTTGGCATTCATGAGAGTCAATCCCGTCTATGGGAAAATTGCATCGGACGTTCTCGCCCCTTTTGGCGTTTCTTCTATCCGGTCTTGCAGCAGACTTTTCATGATCAGCTCTGTGGCGTGGATGTCGAGCAGTTCTACGCCGCCATCAATCGGGTGAAATCGTCGCTCATCCGTGTGGAAGCCGACGAGCTGACCTACAATCTCCATATCATGCTGCGGTTCGAGATCGAGCAGGATCTGATTGAAGGCAAGGCTCAGCCGGAAGACCTACCTGAGATCTGGAATCGGAAGATGGAGGAATATCTGGACATCGTTCCCCCAACGGACGCGGAGGGCGTCTTACAGGACGTGCATTGGTCGTTTGGGTCGTTCGGCTATTTTCCGACCTATACGCTGGGCAATCTGTACTCGGTCCAATTTTTTGAGCAGGCCAAGCTGGAGATTCCACAGTTGGAAGATGAGATCGCGACGGGTCAACTGATGGGCTTGCGTCGATGGCTTGAGCAGAAGATCCATCGGTGGGGCCGCATGTTCACCCCGGCTCATCTCGCCGAGCGCGTGACGGGGTCGACGGTGAGCCCTGAGCCTTTTCTCAACTACGTCGAAAAGAAATACGGTGAGCTCTACCAGCTTTGA
- a CDS encoding hypothetical protein (conserved protein of unknown function): MRLPSHIAVDRALLLYVLQLAEPYGQLSDVKLQQLCFLCELQTFAKGLKAFHFEFFRFAYGAFSKDLDNDLTSLRRKGRIENFTVSDQAKEEVIPLLLNAIQGVESNEKVKDILDAVLAVYGPQDTGTITASVEAVQLSTPQDPELKIPIRDIVFHTTLLVPHRIDVQAEFTLPQGIVTKLNALMGYDSRPVIDAQSW, encoded by the coding sequence TTGCGACTACCCAGCCACATTGCCGTTGACCGAGCCCTTCTCCTGTACGTGTTGCAGCTGGCCGAACCCTACGGTCAACTGAGCGATGTGAAGTTACAGCAACTCTGCTTTTTGTGTGAGCTCCAAACCTTTGCCAAAGGACTCAAAGCCTTTCATTTTGAATTTTTCCGGTTCGCCTATGGGGCCTTCAGCAAAGATCTCGACAACGACCTGACATCCCTTCGCCGAAAAGGCCGGATCGAAAACTTCACAGTCTCGGATCAAGCCAAAGAGGAGGTAATCCCTCTGCTGCTCAATGCCATACAAGGGGTGGAGTCCAATGAGAAAGTCAAAGACATACTTGATGCCGTCCTTGCTGTCTATGGGCCACAGGATACGGGTACCATCACGGCGTCTGTGGAAGCGGTTCAGCTCAGTACCCCTCAAGATCCTGAGCTGAAAATTCCGATTCGGGATATCGTCTTTCACACCACCTTGCTCGTCCCACACCGGATCGACGTGCAGGCTGAATTTACGTTGCCTCAGGGTATTGTCACCAAGCTCAATGCCCTGATGGGGTATGACAGCCGACCTGTCATCGATGCTCAAAGCTGGTAG
- a CDS encoding Ferric uptake regulation protein: MSKHAKEMEILKEHLGKHQLKFTRQRELILDAFLKQEHITAEELYHQLARKDPHLGLATIYRTLNLFCEAGLAQARHFGTQTQYDNVSHKGHHDHLICTGCGKIVEFENCDIERLQEEVASRNGFTIQTHRLELYGLCSRCRH; encoded by the coding sequence ATGTCAAAACATGCCAAAGAAATGGAAATCCTCAAGGAGCATCTGGGAAAGCACCAGCTGAAGTTTACTCGCCAACGTGAATTGATCCTTGACGCATTTCTGAAACAAGAACATATCACGGCTGAGGAGTTGTACCACCAGCTGGCGCGGAAAGATCCCCATTTGGGACTGGCAACCATTTACCGCACGCTCAACCTCTTTTGTGAAGCAGGCCTCGCGCAGGCCCGGCACTTCGGGACTCAGACGCAGTACGACAATGTTTCGCACAAGGGCCACCACGATCATCTCATCTGCACCGGCTGTGGGAAAATCGTTGAATTCGAAAACTGCGATATCGAGCGCCTTCAAGAAGAGGTCGCCTCACGGAACGGCTTCACGATCCAAACCCACCGCCTCGAACTCTACGGGCTCTGCTCTCGATGCCGCCATTGA
- a CDS encoding Iron ABC transporter substrate-binding protein, which yields MHTLRPLDTIGVLARLAFAICLVSILWLAPSADVSAADKLTVYSGRAERLIKPVLDAFTAKTGVQIDLLSSGTTELVNRMQAEGDHSPADVFITNDAGSLEIARTAGLLRPVSMREVERAIPSQFRAADNSWVGLSGRFWIIVYNTTMVKPEQLTSLLDLADSAWKDKVAIPNAGSEYLQAGVSVIRASLGDKSTKQFLERLRDNAGTQVYQKSSQIVEAVAKGQVPVGIVNHYYVYRHLAAQPTAPLGVLMPDQQAGGMGAIMNVAGIGILKHTPRIENAKLLVEFLVAQAGQKMFADLDKEYPLHPDVKADPVLPERKSFRAALVPLTKLAELREPTMLLIEQVGMR from the coding sequence ATGCACACACTACGCCCGCTTGACACGATTGGTGTCCTTGCACGACTCGCCTTCGCTATCTGTCTGGTTTCGATCTTGTGGCTAGCACCTTCCGCCGACGTCTCTGCCGCCGATAAGTTGACGGTCTATTCCGGGCGAGCCGAACGACTGATCAAACCGGTCCTGGATGCGTTCACCGCGAAGACCGGCGTTCAGATTGATTTGCTTTCCTCCGGCACGACCGAGCTCGTGAATCGGATGCAGGCGGAAGGTGACCACAGTCCGGCCGATGTGTTTATCACCAATGATGCCGGCAGTCTTGAAATTGCCCGTACCGCAGGGCTCCTTCGCCCCGTGAGCATGCGAGAAGTCGAACGGGCTATTCCATCCCAATTTCGCGCAGCGGATAACAGCTGGGTCGGCTTGTCCGGCAGATTTTGGATCATCGTATATAACACCACCATGGTGAAGCCCGAACAACTCACGTCCTTGTTGGACTTGGCCGATTCGGCTTGGAAGGATAAGGTTGCCATCCCGAACGCCGGTAGCGAATATTTGCAGGCAGGCGTATCGGTCATTCGGGCAAGCTTAGGCGATAAGTCGACCAAACAATTCCTCGAGCGACTCCGAGATAACGCCGGCACTCAGGTGTACCAAAAGAGCTCGCAGATCGTCGAGGCGGTCGCCAAAGGACAGGTTCCTGTCGGCATCGTGAATCATTACTATGTCTATCGCCATCTCGCCGCCCAACCCACGGCACCACTTGGAGTCTTGATGCCCGATCAACAGGCAGGCGGAATGGGGGCCATCATGAACGTGGCGGGCATCGGTATCCTGAAGCATACGCCCCGCATCGAGAACGCGAAACTGCTTGTAGAATTTCTGGTCGCGCAGGCCGGTCAGAAGATGTTCGCCGACCTTGATAAAGAATACCCGCTCCATCCTGACGTGAAGGCCGATCCCGTTCTCCCCGAACGGAAAAGTTTCCGAGCAGCGTTGGTCCCATTGACCAAGCTCGCCGAACTCCGAGAGCCCACGATGCTGCTCATCGAACAAGTCGGGATGCGATAA
- a CDS encoding Iron ABC transporter permease: protein MIAVHRLSVSTLQLAVLAIAALILLPLGYVTTLALSADPAVWQRLWATRVPELLLNTVSLAGAVALFTLMLGVSTAWIVTRFEFPGRRLWEIALVLPLAMPTYVLAYVYNYLLGFGGPMEQLWQLVAGPQARIFSPQSFWGVTFVMTLDTFPFVYLLTRSALLSFNVSFEEVARTCGASPLRTMFSVTLPLLRPSIVAGVALVVLYVVSDFGAVSLLRYQTLTYAVFQQMTGRSDNQAASILSILLVVLALLFLLTERWFRRKSRFYQTTGRYRAPQRIPCGWLHIGLLTACLASVVGLAFGIPTSLLVMWSLSQEAQAILDTRFFGFVWNSALLSSLAATAAVLVGLPLAYLASRKPTWVNLGCLQAAYAGYVLPGPVAALAVLVLFLKIMPFFYGTVLVLIVAYVLHFLPAGLQSLEPSIQQITPNLEEVARTLGLGVRETWWRVTLPLIRNGIIVAWVLIFLQTMKELPATLLLRPVGFDTLAIRVWLEASEEYYRLAAPSALLIVLVGLPALFLLLSRDWRAA from the coding sequence GTGATTGCCGTACACCGATTATCTGTTTCAACTCTGCAATTGGCAGTCCTCGCCATTGCCGCGCTGATCCTTTTGCCGTTGGGCTACGTCACCACACTGGCGTTATCGGCTGATCCAGCGGTCTGGCAGCGTCTCTGGGCGACTCGTGTCCCTGAACTCCTGCTCAACACAGTGTCCTTGGCGGGTGCCGTAGCGCTGTTCACACTCATGCTCGGCGTCTCGACGGCTTGGATAGTCACACGATTCGAATTCCCCGGTCGCCGCCTTTGGGAAATTGCCCTTGTGCTTCCCTTGGCTATGCCGACATACGTCCTGGCCTATGTGTACAACTATCTGTTGGGATTCGGCGGCCCCATGGAACAGCTGTGGCAACTCGTGGCGGGGCCGCAAGCAAGAATCTTTTCTCCTCAAAGCTTTTGGGGAGTCACTTTCGTCATGACACTCGATACGTTTCCGTTCGTCTACCTGCTCACACGCAGTGCGCTCTTGAGCTTCAACGTGTCATTCGAGGAAGTCGCCCGCACCTGTGGCGCATCTCCACTGCGTACGATGTTCAGCGTAACCTTACCATTGTTGCGTCCCTCCATCGTCGCCGGTGTCGCGCTCGTGGTTCTGTATGTCGTCTCGGATTTCGGTGCCGTTTCACTCCTTCGCTATCAAACACTCACCTACGCCGTGTTCCAGCAAATGACCGGCCGGTCTGACAACCAAGCCGCGAGCATCCTGAGCATCCTATTGGTCGTGCTGGCACTCCTGTTCTTATTGACCGAACGTTGGTTCCGCCGTAAGAGCCGGTTCTACCAGACGACGGGGCGCTATCGTGCGCCACAACGCATTCCGTGCGGATGGCTCCACATCGGACTCCTGACGGCCTGCCTGGCCTCAGTCGTCGGCTTGGCTTTTGGAATCCCTACCTCTCTTTTGGTGATGTGGAGCCTCTCCCAAGAAGCTCAGGCGATTCTGGATACCCGTTTCTTCGGGTTTGTTTGGAACAGCGCCCTACTCTCCAGCCTGGCGGCGACAGCAGCCGTGCTGGTTGGGCTACCGCTCGCCTACCTCGCGAGCCGAAAACCCACGTGGGTCAACCTCGGCTGTTTGCAGGCAGCCTACGCCGGTTATGTCCTGCCGGGACCGGTTGCTGCCCTAGCCGTACTTGTTCTCTTTTTGAAAATCATGCCGTTCTTCTATGGAACTGTGCTCGTGCTAATTGTCGCGTATGTCCTTCACTTTCTCCCAGCCGGCCTCCAGTCACTCGAACCCTCGATCCAACAGATCACACCTAACCTGGAGGAAGTGGCCCGTACCCTAGGGCTCGGAGTTCGAGAAACCTGGTGGCGAGTCACGTTGCCGCTGATCCGTAACGGCATCATCGTGGCCTGGGTCCTTATTTTTCTGCAAACCATGAAGGAGCTTCCTGCGACATTACTGTTGAGGCCCGTTGGATTCGACACTTTAGCGATCCGTGTCTGGCTGGAAGCGAGTGAGGAATATTATCGACTGGCGGCTCCGTCAGCCTTATTGATTGTGCTGGTCGGCTTACCGGCCCTGTTTCTGTTGCTCTCTCGTGATTGGAGAGCCGCATAG
- a CDS encoding putative ABC transporter, ATP-binding component — MIHSPSHTTRMDSSPSDSRVDLHGPTASILELRSVSCAYDQNRPAIQNVSFSIREGEILCLLGPSGCGKTTILRAIAGFEPVRSGQIFLSDRLVSSSSETVPTEERRVGMVFQEYALFPHLRVADNIAFGLHQLSKEERASRVEEMLRLTGLEGLERRYPHELSGGQQQRVALSRALVQNPVLLLLDEPFSNLDPDMASRMRQDLHALLHRTKTTTILVTHDHEEAFAMANRIAVLNHGEIEQLDSPELIYHLPATRFVADFVGQADFITGQIEQGVVHTELGAFPNTIDGVEGAHVVVMIRPDDIHLIPNKSAKSRIVARQFRGSENLYTIQLPSGQVVHSSESSTSVYHEGTSVELRVSATHTVLFSAEQHFQS; from the coding sequence ATGATACATTCACCGTCACACACAACCCGTATGGATTCCAGCCCATCCGACAGTCGGGTCGATCTGCACGGACCGACCGCTTCGATCTTAGAGCTCCGTTCCGTATCGTGCGCCTATGACCAAAACCGGCCCGCAATCCAGAACGTTTCCTTTTCCATACGAGAAGGGGAGATCCTGTGTCTCCTCGGGCCGTCCGGTTGCGGCAAGACCACTATCTTGAGAGCGATTGCAGGCTTCGAGCCTGTGCGCTCCGGACAGATTTTTCTCTCCGATCGATTAGTCTCCTCCTCTTCCGAGACCGTGCCAACCGAAGAACGCCGTGTCGGGATGGTCTTCCAAGAATATGCCCTGTTTCCACACCTGCGTGTCGCTGACAATATTGCCTTCGGACTTCATCAACTTTCCAAAGAGGAGCGAGCATCTCGGGTCGAAGAAATGCTGCGGCTGACCGGCCTGGAAGGTCTGGAACGGCGATATCCACATGAACTATCCGGAGGACAACAGCAACGCGTGGCGCTTTCGCGAGCGTTGGTGCAGAATCCCGTCCTGCTCCTCTTGGATGAGCCGTTCAGCAATCTCGATCCCGACATGGCAAGCCGCATGCGGCAGGACCTCCATGCCCTCCTTCATCGGACGAAGACCACTACAATCTTGGTCACCCACGATCATGAGGAAGCATTCGCCATGGCGAATCGTATTGCCGTTTTGAATCATGGTGAAATCGAACAGTTGGACTCTCCCGAGCTGATCTACCATCTCCCGGCAACTCGGTTCGTGGCTGACTTCGTCGGCCAAGCTGACTTTATTACCGGACAGATCGAGCAGGGTGTCGTGCACACCGAACTGGGAGCATTTCCCAACACCATCGACGGTGTCGAGGGAGCGCATGTTGTCGTAATGATCCGCCCGGACGATATTCACCTGATACCCAATAAATCCGCCAAATCCCGAATCGTAGCCAGGCAATTCCGAGGCTCGGAAAATCTGTATACGATCCAACTTCCGTCCGGCCAGGTGGTGCATAGCAGCGAGAGTTCAACCAGCGTCTACCACGAAGGCACGTCCGTCGAACTTCGGGTATCCGCCACCCATACCGTGCTCTTTTCAGCTGAACAGCACTTTCAATCCTAA
- a CDS encoding Biopolymer transport protein ExbB: MDALKNVVDYGVIGLLLVLSLWSVAVAIERWLFYRQVNLSQFTNAQLLEITLTKRLVIIGTVAANAPYIGLLGTVLGIMLTFHTMGTSGTMAVNTIMIGLSLALKATAVGLLVAIPCVVMNNVLRRRVTELLTEYKAQHGPQH; encoded by the coding sequence ATGGACGCGTTGAAGAACGTCGTTGATTACGGCGTGATTGGTCTGCTGCTAGTCTTAAGCCTGTGGTCCGTCGCGGTGGCCATCGAACGCTGGCTGTTCTACCGACAAGTCAATCTCTCTCAGTTCACCAATGCGCAGTTGCTGGAAATCACGCTGACGAAGCGGCTTGTGATTATCGGCACCGTTGCCGCCAATGCCCCGTATATCGGCCTCCTCGGAACCGTCCTTGGTATCATGTTAACCTTCCACACCATGGGAACATCAGGTACGATGGCGGTCAACACCATCATGATCGGCCTGAGTCTGGCCTTGAAGGCGACCGCCGTCGGACTGTTAGTGGCGATTCCCTGTGTCGTAATGAACAACGTCCTGCGTCGGCGGGTCACCGAGCTCTTGACGGAGTACAAAGCACAACATGGACCGCAACATTGA
- a CDS encoding Biopolymer transport protein ExbD encodes MDRNIDQINVIPLVDVMLVLLVIVLTTATFISTGQIPVNLAKAKEVGDRKDVPVVISLTADGRLFVNDAPVPDGGLPTALSAQPRESAVVVRADKVTLLEKFVSLVDEIRGLGFQQVSLEVIRL; translated from the coding sequence ATGGACCGCAACATTGATCAGATCAACGTCATCCCGCTTGTGGATGTCATGTTGGTCCTGCTCGTCATCGTCTTGACCACGGCTACGTTCATCAGCACCGGGCAGATTCCCGTCAACTTAGCCAAAGCGAAGGAAGTGGGAGATCGGAAGGATGTTCCGGTCGTGATCTCACTGACCGCCGATGGACGTCTGTTTGTCAATGATGCGCCGGTTCCGGATGGAGGCCTCCCTACGGCTCTCAGTGCTCAACCTCGGGAGTCAGCAGTAGTCGTCCGAGCCGACAAAGTCACCTTGCTTGAGAAATTTGTGTCCCTCGTCGATGAAATCCGGGGATTAGGATTTCAGCAAGTCAGCCTGGAGGTCATTCGACTGTGA